Proteins encoded together in one Kitasatospora albolonga window:
- a CDS encoding glycosyl transferase, whose protein sequence is MTVHHLPQPPSDDELFWYFGPQRRWVLVSSSLAFVFTAATMFTFALRTPALWAFLAILGLNVVALLLSSVNSLRKRRLTRPSHEILVRAWQPAELPSVDLYLPTCGEPLPILANAYRAVSAVDWPGALTVWVLDDGDRPEVAALAASYGYEYVVRPDRGHLKKAGNLNHALTLSSSEYIAILDADFAPRPDFLRHLVPYLADPAVGIVQSPQCFDTDEGMGWIQRAAGSAQEWFFRWIQPSRDASDAAICCGSNAVYRRSAIDLAGGFARLDHSEDLYTGLALHEKGFRTLYVPVLVAKGTSPDELTSFVNQQYRWAMGNLHLLGTPVLKRMRAPWRMRLCFYEGVVGYLTTAVNTFAAPLPPLVMMFWYPDHIRPWHVLPLLAPLWLWHVLLPRISRTRWRVEVIRANVLTSVAAATAFWHTLRGRSAAWVPTGVRAKGSSGAMARRVAGVSLVWLVLSNGAAALGIALAVARNGWEPNWGLGLYLLVQLQINVPLIRDLLRELRPAGSSPQPNPLAAPRSRTPRARGPRTGLGFSTGMLPRRWPETLAASAVLLLTGLLASGWVNPMLPWSS, encoded by the coding sequence ATGACCGTGCATCACCTTCCGCAACCACCGTCCGACGACGAGCTGTTCTGGTACTTCGGACCGCAGCGCCGCTGGGTTCTGGTGAGCAGTTCGCTCGCCTTCGTCTTCACCGCGGCCACCATGTTCACCTTCGCCCTGCGGACCCCGGCGCTCTGGGCCTTCCTCGCGATCCTCGGACTGAACGTCGTGGCGCTGCTGCTCTCCTCCGTCAACAGCCTGCGGAAGCGCCGGCTGACCCGGCCGTCGCACGAGATCCTCGTCCGCGCCTGGCAGCCCGCCGAACTGCCGTCCGTGGACCTGTACTTGCCGACCTGTGGCGAACCCCTCCCCATCCTCGCCAACGCCTACCGCGCCGTCTCCGCCGTGGACTGGCCCGGCGCGCTGACCGTCTGGGTGCTGGACGACGGCGACCGGCCCGAGGTCGCCGCGCTGGCCGCCTCGTACGGGTACGAGTACGTCGTCCGCCCCGACCGGGGCCACCTGAAGAAGGCGGGCAACCTCAACCACGCGCTCACGCTGAGCAGTTCGGAGTACATCGCGATCCTGGACGCGGACTTCGCGCCCCGCCCGGACTTCCTGCGCCACCTCGTGCCGTATCTCGCCGACCCCGCCGTGGGCATCGTGCAGAGCCCGCAGTGCTTCGACACCGACGAGGGCATGGGGTGGATACAGCGCGCCGCAGGCTCCGCCCAGGAGTGGTTCTTCCGCTGGATCCAGCCGTCCCGGGACGCCAGTGACGCCGCCATCTGCTGCGGCTCCAACGCCGTCTACCGCCGCAGCGCGATCGACCTGGCGGGCGGCTTCGCCCGGCTCGACCACAGCGAGGACCTGTACACCGGGCTCGCGCTGCACGAGAAGGGGTTCCGCACCCTGTACGTCCCCGTCCTGGTCGCCAAGGGCACCTCGCCCGACGAACTCACCTCCTTCGTCAACCAGCAGTACCGGTGGGCGATGGGCAACCTCCATCTGCTCGGGACCCCGGTCCTGAAGCGGATGCGGGCGCCCTGGCGGATGCGGCTCTGCTTCTACGAGGGTGTGGTCGGGTACCTCACCACGGCCGTGAACACCTTCGCCGCGCCGCTGCCGCCGCTGGTGATGATGTTCTGGTACCCGGACCACATCCGCCCCTGGCACGTCCTGCCGCTGCTCGCCCCGCTCTGGCTCTGGCACGTGCTGCTGCCCCGGATCAGCCGGACCCGCTGGCGGGTCGAGGTGATCCGGGCCAACGTCCTCACCAGCGTGGCCGCCGCCACCGCGTTCTGGCACACCCTGCGGGGCCGCAGCGCCGCCTGGGTGCCCACGGGGGTGCGGGCCAAGGGGAGTTCGGGGGCGATGGCCCGCCGGGTGGCCGGTGTCTCGCTGGTCTGGCTGGTCCTCTCCAACGGGGCCGCCGCGCTGGGGATCGCGCTGGCCGTGGCCCGTAACGGCTGGGAGCCCAACTGGGGGCTGGGGCTCTACCTGTTGGTACAGCTCCAGATCAACGTCCCGCTGATCCGGGACCTGTTGCGCGAGCTGCGCCCGGCGGGGAGCTCCCCGCAGCCGAACCCGCTCGCCGCCCCGCGCTCCCGTACGCCCCGAGCCCGGGGTCCCCGTACGGGCCTGGGCTTCTCCACCGGCATGCTGCCCCGCCGCTGGCCCGAGACCCTCGCCGCCTCCGCCGTCCTCCTGCTCACCGGTCTGCTCGCCTCGGGATGGGTCAACCCCATGCTCCCCTGGTCGAGCTGA
- a CDS encoding acyl-CoA dehydrogenase, with protein MRRTVFNEDHEAFRETIRAFIAAEVVPVYDEWFAAGEVPRDFYLKLGELGVFGIEVDEEYGGAGIDSHKYEAVIYEETSRAGVSFGGSGVHTLLGLPYIKMLATDEQKKRWLPKFATGEEMWALAMTEPGTGSDVAGMKTTAKLSEDGTHYVLNGAKTFITGGVHADRVIVCARTAAPREDDRRFGISLFAVDTTSEGYSVGRKLDKLGLKTSDTAELAFVDVKVPVEDLMGEENKGFGYLGTNLASERWGIAFGAYAQAAAAVRFAKEYVQERTVFGKTVASFQNTKFELAACQAEVDAAQAVADRALEALDAGELTAAEAASAKLFCTEVAHRVIDRCLQLHGGYGFMNEYPIARLYADNRVNRIYGGTSEVMKSIIAKSMGL; from the coding sequence GTGCGCCGTACGGTATTCAACGAGGACCACGAGGCGTTCCGGGAGACCATCCGCGCCTTCATCGCCGCCGAGGTCGTGCCGGTGTACGACGAGTGGTTCGCCGCGGGCGAGGTGCCGCGCGACTTCTACCTCAAGCTGGGCGAGCTGGGCGTCTTCGGCATCGAGGTCGACGAGGAGTACGGCGGCGCGGGCATCGACTCGCACAAGTACGAGGCCGTCATCTACGAGGAGACCTCCCGTGCGGGTGTCTCCTTCGGCGGCTCCGGCGTGCACACGCTGCTCGGCCTCCCGTACATCAAGATGCTCGCCACCGACGAGCAGAAGAAGCGCTGGCTGCCGAAGTTCGCGACCGGCGAGGAGATGTGGGCGCTCGCGATGACCGAGCCGGGCACCGGCTCCGACGTCGCGGGCATGAAGACCACCGCCAAGCTCTCCGAGGACGGCACGCACTACGTCCTCAACGGCGCGAAGACCTTCATCACCGGGGGCGTCCACGCCGACCGCGTGATCGTCTGCGCCCGTACCGCCGCCCCGCGCGAGGACGACCGCCGCTTCGGTATCTCCCTCTTCGCCGTCGACACGACGTCCGAGGGCTACTCGGTCGGCCGCAAGCTCGACAAGCTCGGCCTGAAGACCTCCGACACCGCCGAGCTGGCGTTCGTCGACGTCAAGGTCCCGGTCGAGGACCTGATGGGCGAGGAGAACAAGGGCTTCGGCTACCTCGGCACCAACCTGGCCTCCGAGCGCTGGGGCATCGCCTTCGGCGCGTACGCCCAGGCAGCCGCCGCTGTCCGGTTCGCCAAGGAGTACGTCCAGGAGCGCACGGTCTTCGGCAAGACCGTCGCCTCCTTCCAGAACACGAAGTTCGAGCTGGCCGCCTGCCAGGCCGAGGTGGACGCGGCCCAGGCCGTCGCCGACCGCGCGCTGGAGGCGCTGGACGCCGGTGAGCTCACGGCAGCAGAGGCCGCCTCCGCCAAGCTGTTCTGCACCGAGGTCGCGCACCGCGTGATCGACCGCTGCCTCCAGCTGCACGGCGGCTACGGCTTCATGAACGAGTACCCGATCGCCCGCCTGTACGCGGACAACCGCGTCAACCGCATCTACGGCGGCACCAGCGAGGTCATGAAGTCGATCATCGCCAAGTCGATGGGGCTGTGA
- a CDS encoding acyl-CoA thioesterase II: MSAALDSLLDLLDLERIERDIFRGTSRSAVVPRVFGGQVAAQALVAAGRTVPADRGAHSLHAYFLRAGDPGAPIVYTVDRIRDGKSFTTRRVVAVQHGQPIFHLSASFQTYEEGLEHQADMPAAPDPESLPTAAEMLPRYADRFADPGMADRLIEARAAVDLRYVDEPPFGTAGEAREPRSQVWFRTNGKLADDPLLHVCMATYVSDMTLLDSVLLAHGRGGWAVGDVVGASLDHAMWFHRPFRADEWLLYDQESPSASGGRGLGQARIHTADGRLAITVIQEGVVRVPRG; encoded by the coding sequence ATGAGCGCAGCACTCGATTCCCTGCTCGATCTGCTCGACCTGGAGCGGATCGAGCGGGACATCTTCCGGGGCACGAGCCGCAGCGCGGTCGTGCCCCGGGTGTTCGGCGGGCAGGTCGCGGCCCAGGCGCTGGTCGCCGCGGGCCGGACAGTCCCGGCGGACCGGGGTGCCCACTCCCTGCACGCGTACTTCCTGCGGGCGGGCGACCCGGGCGCGCCCATCGTCTACACCGTCGACCGCATCCGCGACGGGAAGTCGTTCACCACCCGCCGGGTCGTCGCCGTCCAGCACGGGCAGCCGATCTTCCACCTCTCCGCCTCCTTCCAGACCTACGAAGAGGGGCTGGAGCACCAGGCGGACATGCCCGCGGCCCCCGATCCGGAGTCCCTGCCCACGGCCGCCGAGATGCTGCCCCGGTACGCGGACCGCTTCGCCGACCCGGGGATGGCGGACCGGCTGATCGAGGCGCGGGCCGCCGTCGACCTGCGGTATGTGGACGAGCCGCCGTTCGGTACGGCGGGCGAGGCCCGGGAGCCGCGCTCGCAGGTCTGGTTCCGGACCAACGGCAAGCTCGCGGACGACCCGCTGCTGCACGTGTGCATGGCGACGTACGTCTCCGACATGACCCTGCTGGACTCGGTGCTCCTGGCCCACGGGCGGGGCGGCTGGGCGGTCGGGGACGTGGTGGGGGCGAGTCTGGACCACGCGATGTGGTTCCACCGGCCGTTCCGGGCGGACGAGTGGCTGCTGTACGACCAGGAGTCGCCGTCGGCCTCCGGCGGGCGGGGCCTGGGCCAGGCCCGCATCCACACCGCCGACGGCCGCCTCGCGATCACCGTCATCCAGGAGGGTGTCGTCCGCGTGCCCCGGGGATGA
- a CDS encoding cation transporter, translated as MSDAEAQSRADGGESTFTVIVAALANLGIAVAKAVAGLISGSSAMLSEAAHSVADTVTEVMLLAALKRSEKPADEDHPLGYGPERYIWAMLASIATFVGGAVFSVYDGVHTLIAGEELGDPLISYIVLGVAFALEGYSLRTGVKQVRREAARLRVPDTYYLRHTPDTAVKAVVMEDSAALAGLLLAAGGLLGGQLTGSGVWDGIASCLIGLLLVYVAWVLGRSNAQLLIGRPLPAAMRAGVREELTSVPHIVGVLELTTLIQGPTEILIAAKVDFRDMATAAEVEWACEEAEARLRERFPSVRRVYLDPTPGREQRERRAGP; from the coding sequence ATGAGCGACGCGGAGGCCCAGAGCAGAGCTGATGGCGGGGAGTCCACCTTCACGGTGATCGTGGCGGCCCTCGCCAACCTCGGGATCGCCGTGGCCAAGGCCGTCGCCGGGCTGATCAGCGGGTCGAGCGCGATGCTCTCCGAGGCGGCCCACTCGGTCGCGGACACCGTCACCGAGGTCATGCTCCTCGCCGCGCTCAAGCGGAGCGAGAAGCCGGCCGACGAGGACCACCCCCTCGGTTACGGCCCCGAGCGGTACATCTGGGCCATGCTCGCCTCCATCGCCACCTTCGTCGGCGGTGCGGTCTTCTCGGTCTACGACGGGGTGCACACCCTGATCGCGGGCGAGGAACTGGGCGATCCGCTGATCTCGTACATCGTCCTCGGCGTCGCCTTCGCGCTGGAGGGCTACTCCCTGCGTACCGGCGTCAAACAGGTACGGCGCGAGGCGGCCCGGCTGCGGGTGCCGGACACGTACTACCTGCGCCACACCCCCGACACCGCCGTGAAGGCCGTCGTCATGGAGGACTCGGCGGCGCTGGCCGGGCTGCTGCTGGCGGCGGGCGGGCTGCTCGGCGGGCAGCTGACGGGGTCGGGGGTCTGGGACGGGATCGCGTCCTGTCTGATCGGCCTGCTGCTCGTGTACGTGGCGTGGGTGCTGGGCCGGTCCAACGCGCAGCTGCTCATCGGGCGGCCGCTGCCCGCGGCGATGCGGGCGGGGGTGCGGGAGGAGCTGACATCCGTACCGCACATCGTCGGCGTACTGGAGCTGACCACGCTCATCCAGGGGCCGACGGAGATCCTGATCGCCGCGAAGGTCGACTTCCGGGACATGGCCACGGCGGCGGAGGTCGAGTGGGCCTGCGAGGAGGCGGAGGCGCGGCTGCGGGAACGGTTCCCCTCGGTCCGGCGGGTGTATCTGGACCCGACGCCGGGGCGCGAGCAGCGGGAGCGACGCGCCGGCCCTTGA
- a CDS encoding phosphatase has translation MPIPSRAALVDHLVRTRIAGDVATPRDNNLSHYRKLANGDRHYWLGLELGDRWTDEQDVLAVMAERCGVNDDPEHRIGQDTIDPELTVDALERMAARLRKAADGRERVLFATGHPGGLLDVHRQTADALRRAGCEIVRIPSGLTADEGLVFQFADVAMLERGATLWHTHSPAPMAAILDAMAHLGRPLPDLVVADHGWAGCAGQRGLDAIGYADCNDPALFLGESEGTLQVTVPLDDHVTDPRHYDPMTEYLLHAAGLLADEPEPAREPAA, from the coding sequence ATGCCGATACCCAGCCGCGCCGCCCTCGTCGACCACCTCGTCCGTACGCGTATCGCGGGGGACGTGGCCACACCACGGGACAACAACCTCTCCCACTACCGCAAGCTCGCCAACGGTGACCGCCACTACTGGCTGGGCCTGGAGCTAGGCGACCGCTGGACCGACGAGCAGGACGTGCTCGCCGTGATGGCCGAGCGCTGCGGGGTGAACGACGACCCCGAGCACCGCATCGGCCAGGACACCATCGACCCCGAGCTGACGGTCGACGCCCTGGAGCGGATGGCGGCCCGTCTGCGCAAGGCCGCCGACGGGCGGGAGCGGGTCCTCTTCGCCACCGGCCACCCCGGCGGCCTGCTGGACGTGCACCGGCAGACGGCGGACGCGCTGCGCCGGGCGGGCTGCGAGATCGTCCGCATCCCGTCGGGGCTGACGGCGGACGAGGGCTTGGTCTTCCAGTTCGCCGACGTCGCGATGCTGGAGCGCGGCGCCACTCTCTGGCACACCCACTCCCCGGCCCCGATGGCCGCCATCCTGGACGCGATGGCGCACCTGGGCCGCCCGCTGCCCGACCTCGTCGTCGCGGACCACGGCTGGGCGGGGTGCGCGGGCCAGCGCGGACTGGACGCGATCGGCTACGCGGACTGCAACGACCCGGCCCTCTTCCTCGGCGAGTCGGAGGGCACCCTCCAGGTCACCGTCCCCCTGGACGACCATGTCACCGACCCGCGCCACTACGACCCGATGACGGAGTACCTGCTGCACGCGGCGGGGCTGCTGGCGGACGAGCCCGAGCCTGCCCGGGAGCCCGCCGCGTAG